A section of the Cololabis saira isolate AMF1-May2022 chromosome 6, fColSai1.1, whole genome shotgun sequence genome encodes:
- the pdk1 gene encoding pyruvate dehydrogenase (acetyl-transferring) kinase isozyme 1, mitochondrial: MRLLRALRSSLSNGKDIDYYSKFSPSPLSMKQFLDFGSENRCEKTSFAFLRQELPVRLANIMKEINLLPDNLLRTPSVRLVQSWYMQSFEEILEFKEKNTDNEKVTFDFTDAVIKVRNRHNDVIPTMAQGVVEYKETYGTDPVVSQNVQYFLDRFYMSRISIRMLLNQHTLLFGGKVKVNPAHPKQIGGIDPHCSVSDVVRDAYENARNLCDRYYMNSPDLFLEEFNAKEPEKPVTMVYVPSHLYHMVFELFKNAMRATMELYGDSMEYPTIHAQVALGTEDLTVKVSDRGGGVPLRKIDRLFTYTYSTAPRPSMDVARAAPLAGYGYGLPISRLYARYFQGDLKLYSLEGYGTDAVIYIRALSTESIERLPVYNKSVWKHYKTIHEADDWCVPSKEPKDMTTFRSF; encoded by the exons ATGAGGCTTTTAAGGGCTTTGAGGAGCAGCCTGTCGAATGGAAAGGATATTGACTATTATTCAAaattttctccttctcctctttcaATGAAGCAGTTTCTGGATTTTG GTTCAGAAAATAGATGTGAGAAAACGTCCTTCGCCTTCCTCAGACAGGAGTTGCCCGTGAGGTTGGCAAACATTATGAAGGAGATCAACTTGTTGCCAGACAACTTACTGAGAACTCCGTCGGTCCGTCTGGTCCAGAGCTG GTACATGCAGAGTTTTGAGGAGATTCTGGAgtttaaagagaaaaatacaGACAATGAAAAAGTAACATTTGA CTTCACAGATGCCGTGATAAAGGTCAGAAATCGCCACAACGATGTGATTCCCACCATGGCTCAGGGGGTGGTGGAGTACAAGGAGACGTACGGCACGGACCCGGTCGTCAGCCAGAACGTTCAGTATTTTCTGGATCGCTTCTACATGAGCAGGATATCCATCAGGATGCTGCTCAACCAGCACA CTCTTCTGTTTGGTGGGAAGGTCAAAGTGAATCCTGCACACCCCAAACAAATCGGCGGTATTGATCCACACTGTAGCGTCAGCGACGTCGTCAGAG ATGCCTACGAAAATGCAAGAAACCTCTGTGACCGTTATTACATGAACTCTCCCGACCTGTTTCTGGAGGAATTTaacg CCAAAGAACCTGAGAAACCTGTCACTATGGTCTACGTTCCATCTCACTTGTACCACATGGTGTTTGAACTATTTAAG AACGCCATGCGCGCTACCATGGAGTTGTACGGAGACTCCATGGAGTATCCGACCATCCACGCACAAGTTGCTCTGGGGACCGAAGACCTCACAGTCAAG GTCAGTGATCGTGGAGGCGGCGTGCCGCTGCGCAAGATCGACAGGCTGTTCACGTACACGTACTCCACGGCTCCTCGACCCAGCATGGACGTCGCACGCGCTGCTCCTCTG GCCGGTTACGGGTACGGCCTGCCCATCTCTCGACTCTACGCCCGGTACTTCCAGGGGGACCTGAAACTCTACTCGCTGGAGGGTTACGGGACCGACGCCGTCATCTACATCCGG GCGCTGTCCACAGAGTCCATCGAGAGGCTTCCCGTGTACAACAAATCTGTCTGGAAACATTACAAGACCATCCACGAGGCCGATGACTGGTGCGTCCCCAGTAAAGAGCCGAAGGACATGACGACGTTTCGTAGTTTCTAA